CCAGGGCGAGGACCTTTTCGTTAGGTTCAGCCCGGCGAACGACAATATGTCGCTCTTTGACCAGTGAAGCGTCAAAAGCGTGCATCGGCTGCCCGATCTCCAGCAGAAGATAATTGGTCGCGTCAACAACATTGTTGATCGAACGGATCCCAGCTTTTTCCAGGCGGTGCTTCAACCAATCAGGCGACTCTCCCACTTTGACGTTTTTGATCACTCTCGCCATATAACGGGGGCACAAAACAGGCTCCAGGATATCAACCTGGACATATTTCTTGGTTTTCTCGGCACTCTCTATCAGCTTGGGCTGATCGGCCTTAACTTTTACTTTG
This window of the Candidatus Margulisiibacteriota bacterium genome carries:
- a CDS encoding phenylalanine--tRNA ligase subunit beta; protein product: MKVPIDWLKELVPIKATPERLADLVSLGGLETNLIASDILEVDILPNRADCWSVRGIAREVAALTKVKVKADQPKLIESAEKTKKYVQVDILEPVLCPRYMARVIKNVKVGESPDWLKHRLEKAGIRSINNVVDATNYLLLEIGQPMHAFDASLVKERHIVVRRAEPNEKVLAL